The Paenibacillus uliginis N3/975 genome has a window encoding:
- a CDS encoding 3-hydroxyacyl-CoA dehydrogenase/enoyl-CoA hydratase family protein, translated as MSNTITKEAINGSGATSRTISKAAVIGSGVMGSGIAAHLANAGIPCLLLDIVPKSLTPEEEKAGLTLDDPKVRNRLAATAVAGLPKASTAPLYSPDFAKRITPGNTEDHLNLLKEVDWIIEVVTERLEIKKSILSLIEGVRKEGAIVSTNTSGISVNEMAEDCSEEFRRHFLGTHFFNPPRHMKLLEIIPGFDTDPEITAFMTEFCEKRLGKGVVLAKDTPNFISNRIGTYGLLVTLKEVIENGYTVEEVDAATGPVLGRPKSATFRTLDLVGIDTFVHVARNVYDYVPDGAEKDVFTVPEVMNELVTRGWTGEKGGQGFYKKVKGEQGSKILSLNLSTMEYNPGAKISSASLEAAKAAKGSRKKIKAFLGTPDRYSELAWNVMKQVLVYSAEKLGEIADSIEDIDNAMKWGFNWELGPFETWDLIGLSKSVQRMEAEGLTVPTWVKDWIAAGHESFYQQQDGGLFHYFKGEYKEVEKKPEIISLQALKLQNRIIRSNTGANLIDIGDGVACLEFTSPNNAIGADILVMIQQSVDEVRANYRGLVVANEGRNFCVGANLMLMLMEAQSGDWDEVDDIIRLFQGSMMKLKGLEKPVVAAPHRMTLGGGVEACLPADRVVFSSETYFGLVETGVGLIPAGGGCKEMALRISDSQPDPESDLQPAINKIFETIAMAKTSTSGHDAIRMGYGRPTDTVVMNPDQRIYEAKQAVLAMDRAGYVPPQPGRARVVGRDGRAVLQMGALGLKQSGYISEHDHLIAKKLAHILSGGDVPAGTIVTEQHLLDLEREAFLSLLGEVKTQQRMQHMLAKGKPLRN; from the coding sequence ATGAGCAATACCATAACTAAAGAAGCCATAAACGGTTCCGGTGCCACGAGCAGAACTATATCCAAAGCAGCCGTCATCGGCTCCGGGGTCATGGGGTCGGGCATCGCTGCCCATCTCGCCAATGCAGGGATTCCATGTCTGCTGCTCGATATCGTCCCGAAATCTTTAACCCCTGAAGAGGAAAAAGCCGGACTGACGCTGGATGACCCAAAGGTTCGAAACCGGCTGGCAGCTACAGCGGTGGCGGGACTGCCGAAGGCGAGCACAGCACCTCTGTACTCGCCGGATTTTGCCAAGCGGATTACACCAGGCAATACGGAGGATCACCTGAATCTGCTGAAAGAAGTAGACTGGATCATTGAGGTGGTAACCGAACGGCTGGAGATCAAGAAGAGTATTTTATCCCTTATTGAAGGTGTGCGTAAGGAAGGGGCGATTGTCAGTACCAACACCTCCGGCATTTCTGTGAACGAAATGGCTGAGGATTGCAGTGAGGAATTCCGCCGTCATTTTCTTGGTACGCACTTTTTCAACCCGCCTCGTCATATGAAACTGCTGGAGATTATCCCGGGTTTTGATACGGACCCCGAGATTACGGCGTTTATGACTGAGTTCTGTGAGAAGCGGCTCGGTAAGGGTGTGGTGCTGGCGAAAGATACGCCGAACTTTATCTCGAACCGGATCGGCACTTATGGCCTGCTGGTGACTTTGAAAGAGGTGATCGAGAACGGATATACGGTAGAGGAAGTAGATGCAGCGACCGGTCCGGTGCTTGGACGTCCGAAGAGTGCGACCTTCCGCACACTAGATCTGGTAGGTATCGACACCTTCGTGCATGTGGCGCGGAATGTGTATGACTATGTGCCAGACGGAGCAGAGAAGGATGTATTCACTGTACCTGAGGTCATGAATGAGCTTGTGACCCGCGGCTGGACAGGTGAGAAGGGTGGTCAGGGTTTTTACAAAAAAGTGAAGGGTGAGCAGGGCAGCAAGATCCTTTCACTAAACCTTTCAACGATGGAGTACAACCCGGGCGCGAAGATTAGCTCCGCATCCCTAGAAGCAGCCAAGGCAGCCAAAGGTTCCAGAAAGAAAATCAAGGCATTTCTCGGTACGCCGGACCGCTATTCGGAGCTGGCCTGGAATGTAATGAAGCAAGTGCTGGTGTATTCAGCTGAGAAGCTTGGTGAGATCGCAGATTCAATTGAGGACATCGACAATGCGATGAAATGGGGCTTTAACTGGGAGCTTGGGCCGTTTGAGACTTGGGATTTGATTGGATTGTCTAAGTCGGTACAGCGCATGGAAGCGGAAGGGCTTACGGTGCCGACATGGGTGAAGGATTGGATTGCTGCTGGTCATGAATCGTTTTATCAGCAACAGGACGGGGGACTCTTCCATTATTTCAAAGGGGAGTACAAAGAAGTCGAGAAGAAACCGGAGATCATCTCGCTACAGGCACTGAAGTTGCAGAACCGGATTATCCGCTCGAATACAGGCGCAAATCTGATCGATATCGGTGACGGCGTAGCCTGCCTCGAGTTCACCTCGCCTAACAACGCCATTGGGGCTGATATTCTCGTCATGATCCAGCAGAGTGTGGATGAGGTTCGAGCCAATTACCGGGGACTGGTTGTTGCTAACGAAGGACGCAACTTCTGTGTCGGTGCGAATCTGATGCTCATGCTGATGGAAGCCCAGAGCGGTGATTGGGATGAGGTGGATGACATCATCCGTCTGTTCCAGGGCAGCATGATGAAGCTGAAAGGTCTGGAGAAGCCAGTAGTGGCTGCTCCGCACCGGATGACGCTGGGCGGCGGCGTGGAAGCGTGTCTACCGGCAGACCGCGTCGTGTTCTCATCCGAAACGTATTTTGGACTCGTCGAGACCGGTGTCGGATTGATTCCTGCTGGCGGCGGCTGTAAGGAGATGGCGCTTCGTATCAGTGACAGTCAGCCGGATCCTGAGTCTGACCTACAGCCCGCGATAAACAAAATTTTCGAGACGATTGCGATGGCGAAGACGTCTACGAGTGGACACGATGCTATCCGCATGGGTTATGGAAGACCCACCGATACGGTGGTCATGAACCCAGATCAGCGCATTTATGAAGCGAAGCAGGCTGTTCTCGCCATGGATCGGGCCGGTTATGTGCCGCCGCAGCCGGGTCGTGCCCGTGTCGTTGGCCGCGATGGCCGCGCCGTCTTGCAGATGGGTGCGCTTGGACTGAAGCAGAGCGGATATATTAGCGAGCATGATCATCTGATCGCGAAGAAGCTAGCGCATATTTTGAGCGGCGGCGATGTGCCGGCCGGAACGATAGTGACGGAGCAGCATCTGCTTGATCTGGAGCGGGAAGCATTCCTGAGCCTGCTCGGAGAAGTGAAGACACAGCAGCGTATGCAGCACATGCTTGCGAAAGGCAAGCCGCTTCGCAACTAA
- a CDS encoding acetyl-CoA C-acyltransferase, with translation MREAVIVSLARTAVGRAKKGSLAQTRVEDLGKAVLEAVIERAPGLKKEDVEDVILGCAMPEGEQGLNVARIISLYAGYPVTVPALTVNRFCSSGLQAIAFAAERIMLGHAEVIVAGGVESMSHVPMTGFKPAPHPGLVEDMPEVYMGMGHTAEAVARRFGINREDQDAFAVSSHRKAEAAIREGKFRDEIVPVSVKLTTSDEQGKIRSKEFVFDTDEGVRPDTSPDGLARLKPAFALGGTVTAGNASQTSDGAAAVAVMSREKAEELGLKPLATFRSFALAGVEPEIMGVGPVEAIPKALKMAGITLDQVDLFEINEAFSSQCLHIIRALGIDENKVNVNGGAIALGHPLGCTGAKLTTSLVSELTRLGGGYGVVSMCIGGGMGAAGVFEVHSA, from the coding sequence ATGAGAGAAGCAGTTATCGTATCCCTTGCGCGTACAGCAGTCGGCAGGGCGAAGAAAGGAAGTCTTGCCCAGACTCGGGTTGAGGATTTGGGAAAGGCAGTACTGGAAGCTGTTATTGAACGTGCACCGGGATTGAAAAAAGAGGACGTGGAGGATGTCATTCTCGGCTGTGCCATGCCAGAGGGAGAGCAGGGGCTGAACGTCGCCCGGATTATTTCGCTGTATGCGGGCTATCCGGTGACCGTTCCGGCATTGACGGTCAACCGTTTTTGCTCCTCCGGGCTTCAAGCGATTGCTTTTGCTGCTGAGCGCATTATGCTCGGCCATGCCGAGGTGATCGTGGCGGGCGGTGTGGAAAGCATGAGCCATGTGCCGATGACTGGCTTTAAACCGGCTCCGCATCCGGGGCTGGTAGAGGATATGCCGGAGGTATACATGGGCATGGGTCACACCGCAGAAGCGGTAGCACGCCGGTTCGGTATCAACCGGGAGGATCAGGATGCGTTTGCCGTTAGCAGTCACCGCAAGGCGGAAGCAGCCATCCGGGAGGGTAAGTTCCGGGATGAGATCGTACCCGTGAGCGTGAAGCTGACGACATCGGATGAACAGGGCAAAATCCGGAGCAAGGAGTTTGTGTTTGATACGGATGAGGGTGTTCGACCGGACACTTCTCCGGATGGTCTTGCCCGGTTGAAGCCAGCCTTCGCGCTTGGCGGAACGGTTACAGCAGGCAACGCGTCACAGACGAGTGACGGGGCAGCGGCCGTAGCGGTGATGAGTCGCGAGAAAGCGGAGGAGCTTGGCTTAAAGCCGCTGGCAACATTCCGTTCTTTTGCCTTGGCTGGTGTAGAACCGGAAATTATGGGGGTCGGCCCGGTTGAGGCGATTCCGAAGGCGCTCAAAATGGCAGGCATTACGCTTGATCAGGTGGACCTGTTCGAGATCAATGAAGCTTTCTCTTCCCAGTGCTTACACATTATTCGCGCACTTGGAATTGATGAGAACAAGGTCAACGTCAATGGAGGGGCCATTGCTCTAGGCCATCCGCTCGGCTGCACTGGCGCCAAACTGACGACAAGCCTTGTATCAGAGCTGACTCGCCTCGGCGGTGGATACGGTGTCGTGAGCATGTGCATCGGCGGAGGAATGGGAGCAGCTGGTGTGTTCGAAGTTCACAGCGCGTAA
- a CDS encoding electron transfer flavoprotein subunit beta/FixA family protein, whose protein sequence is MKIVVLLKQTFDTEEKITIDNGAIAEDGAKFVINPYDEYAVEEAVKLRDEHGGSVTLLSVGPDRTAEALRTALAMGADDAVLISDERIPDDEYAVSKVLYTYLSNENADLILGGNFSVDRGSSQVAVRLAEMLGIPHTGSITRLTISGGKAEVHRDAEGDLEVLELPLPALFTAQQGLNEPRYPSLPGIMKAKKKPFKTLTLDDIGISAEDVLPATKQSELSLPPERSAGRILKGDPAEVAHELVSLLRSESKVI, encoded by the coding sequence ATGAAGATTGTAGTGTTGCTCAAGCAGACGTTTGATACCGAGGAAAAAATCACGATTGATAACGGCGCGATTGCCGAGGATGGCGCGAAGTTCGTCATTAATCCGTACGATGAGTATGCTGTTGAGGAAGCAGTAAAGCTGCGTGATGAGCACGGCGGTAGTGTTACCCTCCTCTCCGTTGGCCCGGACCGGACAGCGGAAGCCCTACGGACGGCACTCGCGATGGGCGCAGACGATGCAGTACTCATCTCCGATGAACGAATACCGGATGATGAGTACGCCGTATCCAAAGTACTGTACACCTATTTGTCCAACGAAAATGCCGATCTAATTCTCGGCGGCAACTTCTCAGTCGATCGCGGCTCCAGTCAGGTGGCTGTTCGCTTGGCCGAAATGCTCGGCATTCCGCATACGGGATCCATCACCCGGCTTACGATCAGCGGTGGCAAGGCTGAAGTCCATCGGGACGCCGAGGGTGACCTCGAAGTGCTTGAGCTCCCGCTTCCGGCGCTGTTCACAGCCCAACAAGGCTTGAATGAACCGCGTTACCCTTCGCTTCCGGGCATTATGAAGGCGAAGAAAAAACCTTTTAAAACATTAACTTTGGATGACATCGGCATTTCGGCAGAAGATGTACTGCCGGCAACAAAGCAATCGGAGCTGTCCCTTCCGCCGGAGCGGAGCGCAGGCCGCATTTTGAAAGGTGATCCGGCAGAAGTAGCGCATGAACTGGTATCGCTGCTTCGCTCCGAGTCCAAGGTCATTTAA
- a CDS encoding TetR/AcrR family transcriptional regulator produces the protein MTSKKNEKYQLILQGALKVFAENGYHRSQVSKIAKAAGVADGTIYLYFKRKEDILIRLFQEKLGELVGKFHDSVEGITDPIEALRTVCHIHFTELESNPELAYVTQIELRQSDLELRKEIGSALKPYIVLIENILKQGVEENRFRSDLNIKLVRNLIFGSMDEAVTSWLISGRKYPLSGQVEDTLGFFLHGISSKE, from the coding sequence ATGACAAGTAAAAAAAATGAGAAGTACCAACTTATACTCCAGGGTGCCCTGAAAGTGTTTGCCGAGAATGGCTACCACCGCTCCCAAGTGTCAAAGATCGCTAAAGCAGCCGGCGTAGCCGACGGAACGATCTATTTGTACTTTAAAAGAAAGGAGGATATTCTGATCCGGCTGTTCCAGGAAAAGCTCGGCGAGCTCGTCGGTAAATTTCATGACAGCGTGGAAGGAATCACCGACCCGATCGAAGCACTTCGCACGGTGTGCCACATCCACTTTACCGAGCTGGAGAGCAATCCGGAGCTGGCCTATGTCACGCAGATTGAACTGCGGCAGAGCGATCTGGAACTACGCAAGGAAATTGGCAGCGCACTGAAGCCATATATTGTGCTGATCGAGAATATTCTGAAGCAAGGCGTAGAAGAGAACCGGTTCCGCTCGGACCTAAACATTAAGCTTGTGCGAAACCTCATCTTTGGATCGATGGATGAAGCGGTAACCTCATGGCTGATCTCGGGACGCAAATACCCGTTAAGCGGTCAGGTCGAAGATACGCTGGGCTTTTTTCTGCATGGGATTTCCAGTAAAGAGTAA
- a CDS encoding acyl-CoA dehydrogenase family protein, with amino-acid sequence MSENQTKQPKIVGGGFVIDNPDLDRILTPEDFTEEHRMIGETVRGFIEGEVVPQDEHIEKLDYELTVDLLRKAGELGLLGADVPEEFGGVGLDKVSSTIINESLAKGSSFALSFGAHVGIGTLPIVLFGTTEQKQKYLPDLATGAKIAAYCLTEPTSGSDAMSAKTTARLTDDGEYYILNGSKLYITNAGFADIFIVYAKIDGEHFTAFIVEKEMEGFTLGPEEKKMGIKGSSTRPLFFEDVKVPKENLLGEIGKGHRIAFNILNIGRYKLAAGTVGAAKESIELSAKYANTRKQFETPISNFPLMRKKLAEMNITSFVMESMVYRTAGLLDEAMQDIDYSSNDAGAQAAAAVSEYAIECSINKVYASEGLDFIADEGVQIYGGYGYIQEYKIERIYRDSRINRIFEGTNEINRLLIPGTLVKKAMKGQIALLQKAQSLQGELLQLVPGQTFEGTLEQEAHYLDMSKKIFLLAGGLAVQKFGTKLEKEQEALANLADMMIDIYALESALLRTRKQIARTSEEKAVSMIEMTQVFAYEAFQRIEALAKETLASVESGDMLRMQMSVLKKLTRTNPVDTVALKRSIAARVVNNERYTV; translated from the coding sequence ATGAGCGAGAACCAAACAAAACAACCGAAAATCGTAGGCGGCGGATTTGTCATTGATAACCCGGATCTGGACCGGATCCTTACACCAGAGGATTTTACTGAAGAGCATCGCATGATTGGTGAAACCGTTCGTGGTTTTATCGAAGGTGAAGTGGTACCGCAGGACGAACATATTGAGAAGCTGGATTATGAGCTGACGGTGGACCTGCTCCGCAAAGCCGGAGAGCTTGGACTGCTCGGCGCGGACGTTCCCGAAGAGTTTGGCGGCGTTGGACTCGACAAGGTGAGCTCAACGATTATTAACGAGTCGCTAGCCAAAGGTTCCTCATTCGCCCTGTCCTTCGGCGCCCATGTCGGAATTGGCACGCTGCCGATCGTGCTCTTCGGCACGACAGAGCAGAAGCAGAAGTACCTGCCGGATCTTGCGACAGGAGCCAAAATTGCAGCCTATTGCTTGACAGAGCCGACCTCCGGTTCTGACGCCATGAGTGCGAAGACGACAGCGCGTCTGACTGACGACGGTGAGTATTATATTTTGAACGGATCGAAATTGTATATCACGAACGCCGGGTTTGCGGATATCTTTATTGTATACGCCAAAATCGACGGAGAGCATTTTACCGCGTTCATTGTAGAAAAGGAAATGGAAGGTTTCACGCTCGGACCGGAAGAGAAGAAGATGGGCATCAAGGGTTCCTCCACCCGTCCGCTCTTCTTCGAGGATGTGAAAGTGCCGAAGGAGAACCTGCTGGGTGAGATCGGCAAGGGGCACCGGATCGCGTTTAACATTTTGAACATTGGACGTTACAAGCTGGCGGCTGGAACAGTGGGTGCGGCGAAAGAGTCTATTGAATTGAGTGCCAAATATGCGAATACGCGCAAGCAGTTCGAGACGCCGATTTCCAATTTTCCGCTCATGCGCAAAAAACTCGCGGAAATGAACATTACTTCTTTTGTAATGGAAAGCATGGTGTACCGCACGGCAGGACTGTTGGATGAAGCGATGCAGGATATCGATTACAGCAGCAATGATGCAGGTGCCCAGGCGGCAGCAGCTGTATCCGAGTATGCGATTGAGTGCTCGATCAACAAGGTATATGCCTCTGAAGGTCTTGATTTTATAGCCGACGAAGGGGTTCAAATCTATGGTGGTTATGGGTATATCCAAGAGTACAAGATTGAGCGGATTTACCGTGACTCCCGTATCAACCGTATTTTTGAAGGTACGAATGAGATCAACCGTCTGCTCATCCCGGGTACACTCGTCAAGAAAGCGATGAAGGGCCAGATTGCTCTGCTGCAAAAAGCTCAAAGTCTTCAGGGAGAGCTGCTGCAGCTTGTACCGGGACAGACGTTTGAAGGAACACTTGAGCAAGAAGCGCATTATCTTGATATGAGCAAGAAGATTTTCCTTCTCGCCGGCGGTCTTGCCGTCCAGAAATTCGGAACGAAGCTGGAAAAAGAACAAGAGGCGCTTGCGAATCTGGCCGACATGATGATCGACATCTATGCCCTTGAAAGTGCATTACTGCGCACGCGTAAACAGATTGCCCGTACTTCGGAAGAGAAGGCAGTGAGTATGATTGAAATGACGCAGGTGTTCGCGTATGAAGCGTTCCAGCGCATTGAAGCACTGGCCAAGGAAACGCTCGCTTCGGTGGAGTCCGGTGATATGCTGCGTATGCAGATGTCGGTGTTGAAGAAGCTGACGCGTACGAACCCAGTGGATACGGTGGCTCTCAAGCGGAGCATCGCGGCACGTGTGGTAAATAACGAACGGTACACGGTGTAA
- a CDS encoding long-chain-fatty-acid--CoA ligase encodes MHAKPWLPFYPAEVAPTFDYPKQNLALFLVTSAQKFPDRPALYFMGKSISYKTLLESSYRMAQALRGKGVAKGDRVAIMLPNCPQVVISYYGALLAGAIVVMTNPLYMEREIAHQMKDSGAKVMITMDMFVSRVEKVIAETELKHMIVTSIPDYLPFPKNMLYPIKAKKAGPLPVVTYGETVHPFKKLLAESSDFPLCEKIDAEKDLALLQYTGGTTGVPKGVMLTHYNLIANTLQSANWCYRVEEGKERYLAALPCFHVFGLTVLLNQAIYRASELLLVPKFEVTMILDLIRKRKPTLFPGAPTMYIALINHPRILEYDLSSLNACISGSAGLPAEVQDKFEEMTKGRLIEGYGLTESSPVTHVNPIWERRKLGTIGLPMPDTEAMVVNPDTGEEVPLGEPGELIVKGPQVMKGYWNRPEETFDTLRNGWLFTGDMATMDEEGYFKIIDRKKDMIIASGYNIYPREIEEVLYEHPSVKEAVVVGTRDDYRGETVKAYIVLKDGAKPDPVDLEKFCRSQLAAYKVPRQYVFRDSLPKTMIGKVLRRKLLEEEDEGRPTG; translated from the coding sequence ATGCATGCAAAGCCTTGGCTGCCGTTTTACCCGGCTGAAGTAGCCCCCACGTTTGATTATCCGAAACAGAACTTGGCGTTATTTCTCGTAACGTCTGCACAGAAATTTCCGGATCGGCCGGCGCTGTATTTTATGGGCAAAAGTATCAGTTATAAAACATTACTGGAGTCTTCATATCGCATGGCACAGGCACTTCGGGGCAAGGGAGTGGCAAAGGGGGACCGGGTGGCGATTATGCTGCCCAATTGTCCCCAGGTCGTTATCTCCTATTACGGGGCGCTACTCGCCGGCGCGATTGTGGTGATGACGAACCCCCTCTATATGGAGCGGGAGATCGCGCATCAAATGAAGGATTCAGGCGCAAAAGTGATGATTACGATGGATATGTTTGTGTCCAGGGTGGAGAAGGTCATTGCAGAGACGGAATTGAAACACATGATTGTGACTTCTATACCAGACTATCTTCCTTTTCCGAAAAACATGCTGTACCCGATCAAGGCCAAAAAAGCCGGCCCTTTACCGGTTGTTACGTATGGTGAGACGGTGCATCCCTTTAAAAAACTTCTCGCGGAATCGTCGGACTTTCCGTTATGCGAAAAGATTGACGCAGAGAAGGATCTGGCGCTGCTTCAGTACACGGGAGGTACGACGGGTGTACCCAAAGGGGTTATGCTTACGCATTACAACCTCATTGCCAATACGCTACAAAGTGCGAATTGGTGCTACAGAGTGGAAGAGGGCAAAGAACGCTATCTAGCGGCACTGCCCTGCTTTCATGTGTTTGGTCTGACCGTTTTGCTGAACCAGGCGATCTACCGGGCAAGTGAGCTCCTGCTGGTGCCAAAATTCGAGGTGACGATGATTTTGGATTTGATCCGGAAAAGGAAACCGACGCTGTTCCCAGGTGCCCCAACCATGTACATTGCACTCATTAATCATCCACGCATTCTTGAGTACGACCTGTCTTCTCTAAATGCATGTATTAGCGGTTCAGCTGGGTTACCGGCAGAAGTGCAGGATAAATTTGAAGAAATGACGAAGGGCCGTTTGATCGAAGGTTACGGACTTACCGAGTCATCACCTGTTACGCATGTGAATCCGATCTGGGAAAGACGCAAGCTTGGTACCATCGGGCTGCCGATGCCGGATACGGAGGCCATGGTCGTAAACCCGGATACCGGCGAAGAGGTACCGCTGGGAGAGCCTGGCGAGTTAATCGTGAAAGGGCCACAGGTGATGAAGGGGTATTGGAACCGGCCGGAGGAAACGTTTGATACTCTTCGGAACGGCTGGTTGTTTACAGGCGATATGGCAACGATGGACGAGGAAGGGTATTTCAAGATTATTGACCGGAAGAAGGATATGATTATCGCGAGCGGTTACAATATATATCCCCGTGAAATTGAAGAAGTGCTGTATGAGCATCCGTCTGTCAAAGAGGCCGTCGTGGTTGGAACGCGGGACGACTACCGTGGTGAGACCGTTAAAGCTTACATTGTGCTGAAGGACGGAGCAAAGCCGGATCCGGTGGATCTGGAGAAATTTTGCCGCAGTCAGCTGGCCGCCTATAAGGTGCCGAGGCAGTATGTGTTCCGCGACTCGCTACCCAAGACAATGATTGGTAAAGTGCTGCGACGCAAGCTGCTAGAAGAGGAAGACGAAGGTAGACCGACGGGTTGA
- a CDS encoding heterodisulfide reductase-related iron-sulfur binding cluster, producing MIWQIINALLFVGITGWAVYMFASVVYRRYLYIRLGQPANLKKDMKERLGQFFIQVFGQSKLFKDRKSGIMHFIVFYGFIVLQFGAIDIIWKGLTGYNLPIPGHDAFILMQEITVTLILLAIGYAAYRRYGEKLKRLKRGWKPSIVVFFITSLMASVLLTMAFERVMEELPASGFAPISSAIASLFAWVPHIGATVTYFAFWWIHLIILLSFLLYVPQSKHFHLITAPINILVRRTEPVGRLSKLDLEDEEAEEFGVGKIEDFTQKQMLDFYACVECGRCTNVCPASNTGKLLSPMHMIVKLRDHLTEKGAALTSKSPWIPAAVFGSPGIHRMEAGEELLAEWRGEGITDIGPTMAAQKRAWHQVEGVNPQDVELLGGVMTEEEIWACTTCRNCEDQCPVANEHVDKIIDLRRHLVLMQGSVPQEGQRAMMNIERQGNPWGISRSDRNKWVTEVDPDGSLGLKIPTVKENPGFEYLFFVGSMGSYDNRSRKITRAFVRLMNEAGVNFAILGNEEKNSGDTPRRMGNEFLFQQLCNENIEIFQKYNVSKIVTACPHTFNTLKNEYPEFGLEAEVLHHTELLDRLVKEGRLTPTYEVPETITYHDSCYLGRYNDVYEQPRDVLRAIPGVKLTEMERTRENGMCCGAGGGRMWMEEDEGKRVNLARTEQALAVSPTMISSACPYCLTMLEDGTKEKEVEESVKTRDIAEILELSVFGPSKIHEREVVMQ from the coding sequence ATGATCTGGCAAATAATCAACGCGCTGCTCTTTGTCGGTATAACAGGTTGGGCGGTTTATATGTTCGCCTCTGTCGTATATCGCCGGTATTTGTACATCCGTCTGGGACAGCCAGCCAATCTCAAAAAAGATATGAAGGAGCGCCTGGGTCAATTTTTCATTCAGGTGTTTGGTCAGAGCAAGCTGTTTAAAGATCGCAAGAGCGGGATTATGCACTTTATCGTTTTTTACGGGTTCATAGTTTTACAGTTCGGTGCAATCGACATCATCTGGAAAGGGCTGACGGGGTACAACCTGCCGATTCCTGGACATGACGCGTTCATTCTGATGCAGGAGATTACGGTAACACTCATTCTTCTCGCGATTGGTTATGCTGCCTACCGGCGGTACGGCGAGAAGCTGAAGCGGCTGAAACGAGGCTGGAAGCCGAGCATTGTCGTTTTTTTCATTACTTCGCTGATGGCTTCTGTACTGCTGACGATGGCTTTCGAAAGAGTGATGGAAGAGCTGCCGGCGTCTGGTTTCGCACCGATCTCGTCGGCAATCGCCTCACTGTTCGCCTGGGTGCCGCATATCGGTGCAACGGTTACCTACTTCGCGTTCTGGTGGATACATCTCATTATTTTGCTCTCGTTCCTGCTCTATGTGCCGCAGTCGAAGCACTTCCATCTCATTACGGCGCCGATCAACATATTAGTGCGCAGAACAGAACCGGTAGGACGTTTAAGCAAGTTGGATCTGGAGGATGAAGAAGCCGAGGAATTCGGCGTCGGCAAAATCGAGGATTTCACCCAGAAGCAAATGCTTGATTTCTACGCTTGTGTGGAGTGCGGCCGCTGCACGAATGTGTGTCCTGCCTCCAATACCGGCAAGCTGCTCTCACCGATGCATATGATTGTAAAGCTGAGGGATCACCTGACGGAAAAAGGAGCCGCCCTTACCTCCAAGTCACCATGGATACCGGCGGCGGTGTTCGGTTCACCGGGCATTCATAGGATGGAAGCTGGGGAAGAGCTTCTTGCAGAGTGGAGAGGTGAAGGGATCACGGACATCGGGCCGACGATGGCGGCCCAGAAGCGGGCCTGGCATCAGGTGGAGGGCGTTAACCCCCAGGATGTGGAGTTGCTCGGCGGGGTTATGACAGAGGAGGAAATTTGGGCGTGCACGACATGCCGCAATTGTGAGGATCAGTGTCCGGTTGCGAATGAGCATGTGGACAAAATCATCGACCTGCGCCGCCATCTGGTGCTTATGCAGGGCAGTGTGCCGCAGGAAGGACAGCGGGCGATGATGAACATCGAGCGCCAAGGAAATCCTTGGGGCATCAGCCGCAGCGATCGCAACAAATGGGTAACAGAAGTCGATCCGGATGGCAGTCTCGGCTTGAAAATACCGACGGTGAAGGAGAATCCGGGGTTCGAATATTTGTTCTTCGTGGGCTCTATGGGCTCCTATGACAACCGCAGCCGCAAAATCACCCGCGCCTTCGTGCGCCTGATGAATGAAGCCGGCGTGAACTTCGCTATTCTCGGTAATGAGGAAAAGAACTCGGGTGATACTCCAAGGCGTATGGGCAATGAGTTCTTGTTCCAGCAGCTGTGCAATGAGAATATCGAGATTTTTCAGAAATACAACGTCAGCAAAATCGTCACTGCATGTCCGCACACCTTCAACACGTTAAAAAATGAATATCCAGAGTTCGGGCTAGAGGCCGAAGTGCTGCACCATACCGAGCTGTTGGATAGGCTCGTGAAGGAAGGTCGACTTACGCCGACGTATGAGGTGCCGGAGACGATTACGTATCACGATTCCTGTTATCTCGGACGTTACAACGACGTTTATGAGCAGCCGCGTGACGTGCTGCGGGCTATACCGGGTGTCAAGCTCACGGAGATGGAGCGCACCCGTGAGAACGGAATGTGCTGCGGCGCCGGAGGCGGCCGGATGTGGATGGAGGAGGACGAAGGTAAGCGGGTTAACCTGGCTCGTACCGAACAGGCGCTGGCCGTGTCTCCGACGATGATCAGCTCAGCCTGCCCGTACTGTCTCACCATGCTGGAAGACGGAACGAAGGAAAAAGAAGTGGAAGAAAGCGTGAAAACACGCGATATCGCGGAAATTTTGGAGTTATCCGTATTTGGTCCATCTAAAATCCATGAACGGGAGGTCGTTATGCAATGA